In Streptomyces sp. NBC_00414, a single window of DNA contains:
- a CDS encoding putative T7SS-secreted protein, whose protein sequence is MVASSKARPRDWHPLAESDPVPGDSEEIRAEVKHMKGVAESLREQSRLLRGIGDDDELKGKYAAKLKDESSVLEKHLREVAARYERVHGHLTNWANDLEHYQGEADAVLRKAKEKQDEVDAEKAKKASGDDKAAKPSGSETDGDPLQDFRDQLDRIRGDRDERARHFAKKIRDQLDDAIEDSWWDNVKGWVHENADWIKVVIDVLGWIATIVGVIAMFVPGLNIAVFLVVAGLLVLGTRMLLVASGDASWMDVAMDSIGLVTMGMGRLGVSLLKGASSSTKAAAALSRVGKLKDGIRANSRFMDELGRLAATSSDDATKVFAKEMRLFIRKKILDDAGRVSMDSPQLSKLAKAAHLGDDEAAGLYANIAKNGEAFPDAVSNITRIGSNAGYGLSLAGAYIGTGADVIDKSLGQSDAIAAAHEALGTADKPFSETYNDWKANTWLPPVDTHW, encoded by the coding sequence GTGGTCGCATCGTCTAAAGCCAGGCCTCGCGACTGGCATCCGCTCGCGGAGTCCGACCCCGTGCCCGGGGATTCCGAAGAGATCCGCGCCGAGGTGAAACACATGAAGGGCGTTGCGGAATCGCTCCGTGAACAGTCCCGACTGCTGCGCGGAATCGGTGACGACGACGAACTCAAAGGCAAGTACGCCGCCAAGCTCAAAGACGAGTCCAGCGTCTTGGAGAAGCATCTTCGCGAGGTCGCCGCCCGCTATGAGCGTGTACACGGGCATCTCACCAACTGGGCCAACGACCTGGAGCACTACCAGGGCGAAGCCGACGCGGTTCTGCGCAAGGCCAAGGAGAAGCAGGACGAGGTCGATGCGGAGAAGGCCAAGAAGGCATCCGGAGACGACAAAGCGGCTAAGCCTTCCGGAAGTGAGACCGACGGAGATCCACTGCAGGATTTCCGCGACCAGCTCGACCGTATCCGCGGCGACCGGGATGAACGCGCCCGCCACTTCGCGAAGAAGATCCGTGACCAACTCGACGACGCCATCGAAGACAGTTGGTGGGACAACGTCAAGGGCTGGGTCCACGAAAACGCGGACTGGATCAAGGTCGTCATCGACGTACTGGGGTGGATCGCGACAATCGTGGGCGTTATCGCGATGTTTGTCCCAGGCCTCAACATCGCCGTCTTTCTGGTGGTCGCGGGCCTTCTAGTCCTGGGCACCAGAATGCTTCTCGTGGCTTCCGGGGACGCCAGCTGGATGGACGTCGCCATGGACTCCATCGGTTTGGTCACCATGGGCATGGGCCGACTCGGCGTATCCCTTCTGAAGGGGGCCAGTTCCTCCACCAAAGCAGCGGCGGCGCTGTCCCGTGTCGGTAAGCTCAAGGACGGCATCCGAGCCAACTCGCGCTTCATGGACGAGCTCGGGCGACTCGCGGCCACGAGCTCGGACGACGCGACCAAGGTCTTCGCCAAGGAAATGCGGCTCTTCATCCGCAAGAAGATCCTCGACGACGCGGGACGGGTGTCCATGGATTCCCCGCAGCTCAGCAAGCTCGCGAAAGCGGCCCACCTGGGCGATGACGAGGCCGCCGGCTTGTACGCCAACATCGCCAAAAACGGGGAGGCTTTCCCCGATGCGGTCTCGAACATCACGCGTATCGGTTCGAACGCGGGATACGGCCTGTCCCTCGCCGGGGCGTACATCGGAACCGGCGCCGACGTCATCGACAAGAGCCTGGGGCAGAGCGACGCGATCGCAGCCGCGCACGAGGCATTGGGCACTGCGGACAAACCATTCAGCGAGACGTACAACGACTGGAAGGCGAACACATGGCTGCCGCCCGTCGACACGCACTGGTGA
- a CDS encoding WXG100 family type VII secretion target has protein sequence MAGGKDADITYDEMHKAATKLTDAKDKIDEKLDALERYIQGLVKDGYTTRKGSQAFEDSFTEFKKGAKDTIDGLTGMSKFLTSAAKAYEDLDNELAKGVKG, from the coding sequence ATGGCCGGCGGCAAAGATGCAGATATCACATATGACGAGATGCACAAGGCGGCTACCAAGCTGACCGACGCCAAGGACAAGATCGACGAGAAGCTCGACGCCCTTGAGCGCTACATCCAGGGCCTCGTCAAGGACGGCTACACCACCCGAAAGGGTTCGCAGGCCTTCGAGGACTCCTTCACGGAGTTCAAGAAGGGCGCGAAGGACACGATCGACGGCCTGACGGGCATGTCCAAGTTCCTCACGAGCGCTGCGAAGGCGTACGAGGACCTGGACAATGAGCTGGCTAAGGGTGTCAAGGGCTGA
- a CDS encoding winged helix-turn-helix domain-containing protein, translated as MTPESGQWPIDPTKIAYIYMHMADHIEARIRSGELSPGARLPGERDLAEEYGVAHLTARRATRELRERGLVITLPAKGTFVAYPETTGDGQES; from the coding sequence ATGACACCGGAGTCAGGACAGTGGCCGATCGACCCGACGAAGATCGCCTACATCTATATGCATATGGCGGACCACATCGAGGCCCGCATCCGTTCCGGGGAGCTGTCACCGGGGGCGCGGCTGCCGGGTGAGCGTGACCTGGCGGAGGAGTACGGGGTCGCACACCTGACCGCCCGCCGGGCGACGCGCGAACTCCGCGAACGCGGCCTCGTCATCACCCTGCCCGCCAAGGGCACCTTCGTCGCGTACCCCGAGACGACTGGCGACGGGCAGGAGTCGTAA
- a CDS encoding enoyl-CoA hydratase/isomerase family protein, translated as MAGKRPAFTHIGWDPTPGDVDDTRDLAKKLGGLASDLGTTLRELERIEAGAWKGRTAVAFTEYVGQDVTPLISKSHDSFDKASRALHRWANELQDFQDEANRLEKSAGEKLEARETAQQKADAKGDGKGSEELGKASGAVDEVTGKVHDLEDRYKRAAGAISKELDKAGDIAPDEPGFWDKLTKGVADTWNSVGDWLQEHADLIKQIGDVLSLISSALGVLAIITAPFEPIGAVFAAAAMVTSGAALLTHLVAKAAGADVSWVDIGFDALGVLPGVKGLTGTAALAKGTNAGARAAKLGSGFVGAAEESKMFFLFGPSKTIPVIKLGEGGSRMTLAVESGLQNVRQGQWLGTQGINLIGSKLPFVKSAEVIAPIGNAGRALDATIKSALTGHKANTIANNDYGN; from the coding sequence GTGGCCGGCAAGCGCCCCGCCTTCACCCACATAGGCTGGGATCCGACGCCGGGGGACGTCGACGACACCCGGGACCTCGCGAAGAAGCTCGGGGGCCTGGCAAGCGATCTGGGCACCACACTGCGGGAGTTGGAGCGGATCGAGGCCGGCGCCTGGAAGGGCAGGACGGCGGTCGCCTTCACCGAGTACGTCGGCCAGGACGTCACCCCGCTCATCAGCAAGAGCCACGACTCCTTCGACAAGGCCTCGCGCGCGCTGCACCGGTGGGCGAACGAGCTACAGGACTTCCAGGACGAGGCGAACCGCCTGGAGAAGTCGGCCGGCGAGAAGCTGGAGGCCCGCGAGACGGCCCAGCAGAAGGCCGACGCGAAGGGTGACGGCAAGGGCAGCGAGGAACTCGGCAAGGCTTCCGGCGCGGTCGACGAGGTCACCGGCAAGGTCCACGACCTGGAGGACCGCTACAAGCGGGCCGCCGGCGCCATCAGCAAGGAACTCGACAAGGCGGGCGACATAGCCCCGGACGAGCCGGGCTTCTGGGACAAGCTCACCAAGGGGGTTGCGGACACATGGAACTCCGTAGGTGACTGGCTCCAGGAGCACGCCGACCTCATCAAGCAGATCGGCGACGTACTGAGCCTGATCAGCAGCGCCTTGGGTGTCCTCGCCATCATCACCGCGCCCTTCGAACCGATCGGCGCGGTCTTCGCGGCTGCGGCGATGGTCACGAGCGGGGCCGCGCTGCTGACCCACCTGGTGGCCAAGGCAGCGGGTGCGGACGTCAGCTGGGTCGATATCGGATTCGACGCGCTCGGAGTTCTGCCCGGCGTCAAAGGACTCACCGGCACCGCGGCGCTCGCCAAGGGCACCAATGCCGGGGCGCGCGCCGCCAAGCTCGGCTCGGGTTTTGTGGGAGCCGCAGAGGAAAGCAAGATGTTCTTTCTCTTCGGTCCTTCCAAGACGATCCCCGTCATCAAACTCGGCGAGGGGGGAAGTCGTATGACTCTCGCCGTCGAGAGCGGTCTGCAGAACGTCCGCCAAGGACAATGGCTCGGCACCCAGGGAATCAACCTGATCGGGTCGAAGCTACCGTTCGTCAAGAGCGCCGAAGTGATCGCGCCGATCGGTAACGCAGGGCGCGCCCTGGACGCGACCATCAAATCTGCCCTCACCGGCCACAAGGCCAACACCATCGCGAACAACGACTACGGAAACTGA
- a CDS encoding metallophosphoesterase family protein produces the protein MSAFNLELVTLTEDLAVITWHTGVETEGEVVYGTHPARLNRTASEDRHTAHHYVELTGLEPGQTYYYQARSRGSAATPTPLHLVSGNAVGTSLHGFGSHGGPYSFTTPQPPPGRHLLSVALCNDLHLGETTAGLVTGVPLLRGISQRLGLGPYPEIMGRALVEEAHRRGARHLLAAGDISAGGAPRDLAEARRLLDGFGTHGQDYFVVRGNHDRRGHHGPQGRRGDNFLDAFPADDGSGGESGAGAGVAYFARDLGGLRIVGLDTYEKKGSGAGSGGLSERQLAWFQADLKAHKDQPTLVFGHHPLTVRNSPFPVTSGQRLNRRQARTILDAYAAAPGVFLHHAGHTHRNKRTVLPQARHVTLQEVGAVKEYPGGFCLLRIHTGGYALNYYKSSSAPALEWSERSRRVAAGLWPQYALGRSVQDRNSVTVRDLSGITPAATRVSAAQG, from the coding sequence GTGTCCGCCTTCAACCTGGAACTGGTGACCCTCACCGAGGACCTGGCCGTCATCACCTGGCACACCGGTGTCGAAACGGAGGGCGAGGTCGTCTACGGCACTCACCCCGCCCGGCTGAACCGGACCGCTTCCGAGGACCGCCACACCGCGCACCACTATGTGGAGCTGACCGGTCTCGAACCCGGTCAGACGTACTACTACCAGGCCCGTTCCCGGGGTTCGGCGGCTACACCGACGCCCCTGCACCTGGTGAGCGGCAACGCCGTCGGAACCTCCCTCCACGGATTCGGCTCCCACGGCGGCCCGTACTCCTTCACCACCCCCCAACCCCCGCCCGGCCGCCACCTGTTGTCGGTCGCGCTCTGCAACGACCTGCATCTCGGCGAGACCACCGCCGGACTGGTGACGGGCGTGCCGTTGCTGCGCGGGATCTCGCAGCGGCTCGGCCTAGGCCCGTACCCGGAGATCATGGGAAGGGCGCTGGTGGAGGAGGCGCACCGGCGCGGCGCCCGCCATCTGCTGGCCGCGGGGGACATATCCGCCGGCGGGGCGCCACGGGACCTGGCGGAGGCCAGACGCCTGCTGGACGGATTCGGCACGCACGGGCAGGACTACTTCGTCGTACGCGGCAACCACGACCGGCGCGGACACCACGGCCCTCAGGGGCGGCGCGGGGACAACTTCCTGGACGCGTTCCCCGCCGACGACGGGTCGGGCGGCGAGTCGGGGGCCGGGGCCGGGGTCGCGTACTTCGCCCGCGACCTCGGCGGGCTGCGGATCGTCGGACTGGACACGTACGAGAAGAAGGGGAGCGGCGCCGGTTCGGGTGGTCTGTCCGAGCGGCAACTCGCCTGGTTCCAGGCCGATCTGAAGGCACACAAGGACCAGCCCACCCTGGTCTTCGGGCACCACCCGCTGACCGTGCGCAACTCGCCGTTCCCCGTGACGAGCGGGCAACGCCTCAACCGTCGCCAGGCCCGCACGATCCTCGACGCGTACGCCGCCGCCCCCGGCGTCTTCCTCCACCACGCGGGCCACACCCACCGCAACAAGCGCACGGTCCTCCCGCAGGCGCGGCACGTCACGTTGCAGGAGGTGGGCGCGGTGAAGGAGTACCCCGGCGGTTTCTGCCTGCTGCGGATCCACACGGGCGGCTACGCCCTCAACTACTACAAGTCCAGCAGCGCCCCGGCGCTGGAGTGGAGCGAACGCAGTCGGCGCGTGGCGGCGGGCCTGTGGCCGCAGTACGCCCTGGGCCGCTCGGTCCAGGACCGCAACAGCGTCACCGTCCGCGACCTGTCGGGCATCACGCCTGCAGCGACGAGGGTCTCCGCAGCGCAGGGCTGA